Proteins encoded within one genomic window of Hoplias malabaricus isolate fHopMal1 unplaced genomic scaffold, fHopMal1.hap1 scaffold_233, whole genome shotgun sequence:
- the LOC136681978 gene encoding zinc transporter ZIP12-like, whose protein sequence is MRGLCRPWTLLGFLSALSSCLPSVTGDQVNLRRTDVGALVSEVFRVVQCPERIGGSQQLCEECLSGKQVLSVLEDDEKDYISKEDYLKISTVLLYYIINMRQLCSSSVMSSSLSSSSSSSATTSPSPNFSHCLQSLTALHPQEDGGFLSANETESILQVINQNYQPQEEPASKFTQCVDAAHLMKDVGVMDNRGVNSSSVPRLAAAVIYHLRSGHCVSKRNLPSPAFFTDYIFQSLNRTSNLHIVDLEQLLSQLGVGGGVPHNSNGRERRSTTGLIPNLPDTCSQELMKGSRDWTQMCFSASQLLDIFVLDSHSPISKDHFRHICPAIIQQLLGDACEPSQSTAKGSPPTNIERYGYSTVAVLLITVGSMLGICLIFFNSCPETYALILQLFVGLAVGTLSGDALLHLIPEILGLHDVSHHEDPDLREEKDYLWKIVGILAGIYGFFLIERTFSFVISSRGH, encoded by the exons ATGCGTGGGCTATGTAGGCCGTGGACGCTGCTGGGGTTTCTCAGTGCTCTGAGTAGCTGCTTGCCCTCTGTAACGGGAGATCAGGTGAACTTGCGAAGGACAGACGTGGGTGCACTGGTCAGTGAGGTCTTCAGAGTTGTACAGTGCCCAGAACGCATCGGTGGAAGCCAGCAGCTCTGTGAGGAG TGCCTCTCCGGAAAGCAGGTACTCTCAGTACTGGAGGATGATGAGAAAGACTACATTAGTAAAGAGGACTACCTTAAGATTTCCACCGTGCTCCTCTATTACATCATCAACATGAGACAGCTCTGCTCCTCCAGTGTCATGTCTTCAtcactctcctcctcctcctcctcctctgctaCCACTTCTCCCTCTCCAAATTTCTCCCACTGTCTCCAGTCTCTGACTGCACTCCACCCACAGGAGGATGGGGGTTTCCTCTCAGCCAATGAGACGGAGAGCATCTTGCAGGTCATCAACCAGAACTACCAGCCACAGGAGGAACCCGCCTCCAAATTCACACAG TGTGTCGATGCAGCTCACCTGATGAAGGATGTGGGAGTGATGGACAACAGAGGTGTGaactcctcctctgttcctcgaCTGGCAGCAGCTGTCATTTATCACCTCCGCTCGGGTCACTGCGTGAGCAAAAGAAACCTCCCCTCACCTGCTTTCTTCACTGACTACATCTTCCAGTCTCTCAACCGCACCAGCAACCTGCATATCGTGg ATTTGGAGCAGTTATTGAGCCAGCTTGGTGTCGGAGGAGGCGTGCCTCATAACTCGAATGGCAGGGAGAGGCGGAGCACTACAGGCCTCATCCCAAACTTACCAGACACGTGCAGCCAGGAGTTAATGAAAGGATCCAGGGACTGGACACAG ATGTGTTTTTCAGCCAGTCAGCTGCTGGATATCTTTGTCCTGGATTCCCACTCTCCCATCTCCAAAGATCACTTCAGACACATCTGTCCAGCCATCATTCAGCAGCTGCTGGGTGACGCCTGTGAGCCCTCACAGTCCACAGCCAAGGGATCTCCCCCCACCAACATCGAGA gATATGGTTACAGTACAGTTGCAGTGCTGCTGATCACAGTGGGCTCTATGCTGGGAATATGTCTGATCTTTTTTAATTCCTGTCCGGAGACTTATGCTCTCATCCTCCAGCTGTTTGTGGGCCTGGCTGTGGGAACACTATCAGGAGACGCTCTTCTCCATCTGATACCAGAG atccttggtcttcatgatgttAGTCATCATGAAGATCCTGACCTGAGGGAAGAGAAGGATTATCTTTGGAAGATCGTGGGCATTCTCGCTGGGATCTATGGCTTCTTCCTGATAGAGAGAACCTTCTCATTTGTGATTTCATCTCGTGGGCAT